In bacterium, a single genomic region encodes these proteins:
- a CDS encoding aspartate carbamoyltransferase catalytic subunit, whose translation MEWHRRHVLGLSDFHPEEMEFVIDTARSMEEVLTRDIKKVPALRGKTVVNLFFEASTRTRTSFEMAGKRLSADVVNFSSGTSSVTKGETLLDTARNIEAMKPNILVVRHSASGAALFLSRHVSCSIVNAGDGANEHPSQGLLDLYTILKVKGKIAGLKIAIVGDILHSRVVRSDLHSLGRMGAKLWLCGPATLVPREMERTGAVVTSDIREAVRGADVIIMLRIQLERQKTAYFPSLREYSRRFGLNKEVFSLAKDDAVIMHPGPINRGVELSDELADCERSLVLRQVESGVAVRMAILYLLAGGSHVAH comes from the coding sequence ATGGAATGGCATCGCCGACACGTCCTCGGGTTGTCCGACTTTCACCCGGAAGAGATGGAGTTCGTCATCGACACCGCGCGTTCGATGGAGGAGGTGCTGACGCGCGACATCAAGAAGGTCCCCGCCCTGCGCGGGAAGACCGTGGTGAACCTCTTCTTCGAGGCAAGCACGCGGACACGGACCTCGTTCGAAATGGCCGGAAAGCGCCTCTCTGCAGACGTGGTGAACTTCAGCTCCGGCACCTCGAGCGTCACGAAAGGCGAGACGCTCCTAGACACGGCGCGAAACATCGAGGCGATGAAGCCCAACATCCTCGTGGTCCGGCATTCCGCCTCGGGGGCTGCCCTGTTCCTGTCCCGACACGTCTCCTGCTCGATCGTCAACGCGGGGGACGGCGCCAACGAACATCCGTCGCAGGGCCTGCTCGATCTTTACACGATCCTGAAGGTGAAGGGGAAGATCGCCGGTCTCAAAATCGCCATCGTGGGGGATATCCTGCACAGCCGGGTCGTCCGGTCGGACCTCCACTCCCTCGGGAGGATGGGCGCCAAATTGTGGCTGTGCGGACCGGCAACCCTCGTTCCCAGGGAGATGGAGCGAACCGGGGCGGTCGTGACAAGCGACATCCGCGAAGCGGTCCGGGGAGCCGATGTCATCATCATGCTAAGGATTCAACTTGAAAGGCAAAAAACCGCCTATTTCCCGTCACTCAGGGAGTATTCCCGAAGGTTTGGCTTGAACAAGGAAGTCTTCTCCCTCGCGAAAGATGACGCCGTGATCATGCACCCGGGACCGATCAACCGTGGTGTGGAGCTGTCGGACGAACTGGCCGACTGCGAACGTTCGCTGGTGCTTCGGCAGGTCGAGTCCGGGGTAGCTGTCCGTATGGCGATTCTTTATCTTCTCGCTGGAGGTTCCCATGTTGCTCATTAA
- the pyrR gene encoding bifunctional pyr operon transcriptional regulator/uracil phosphoribosyltransferase PyrR → MKKTGMKILLDGKGVERVLSRLTHEIIEKNKGAGQIVLVGIASGGIPLSQVIRRKIQVIEGVDVPTGFVDITLYRDDLARAGYQTRMKRTEIPFSIDDRKVILVDDVLYTGRTIRAAMDALVDFGRPRNIQLAVLIDRGHRELPIRADFVGRNVPTSRSETVLVQVGETPEDWKVILKEDKPGKGE, encoded by the coding sequence ATGAAGAAGACCGGCATGAAGATCCTGCTGGACGGCAAGGGCGTGGAACGCGTCCTCTCCCGCCTGACCCACGAGATCATCGAGAAGAACAAGGGGGCGGGGCAGATCGTCCTTGTCGGGATCGCCTCGGGAGGGATTCCCCTCTCCCAGGTGATCCGCCGGAAGATCCAGGTGATCGAAGGGGTTGACGTACCCACGGGGTTCGTTGACATCACCCTGTACCGGGACGACCTGGCCCGGGCGGGATACCAGACGCGAATGAAGCGTACGGAGATCCCGTTTTCCATCGACGACAGGAAGGTGATCCTGGTCGACGACGTCCTCTACACGGGCAGGACGATCCGTGCGGCCATGGACGCCCTGGTCGACTTCGGCCGCCCGCGGAACATCCAGCTTGCGGTTCTCATCGACCGGGGGCACCGGGAGCTTCCCATCCGCGCCGACTTCGTGGGGAGGAACGTCCCCACATCCCGGTCGGAGACCGTCCTGGTCCAGGTAGGGGAGACGCCGGAGGATTGGAAGGTCATCTTGAAGGAAGACAAGCCAGGGAAAGGGGAATAG
- the carA gene encoding glutamine-hydrolyzing carbamoyl-phosphate synthase small subunit, giving the protein MPDRKAVLVLADGTAFEGTAFGYEGECSGEVVFNTGMTGYQEVLTDPSYKGQIVTMTYPEIGNTGINPEDVESSHPWVEGFIVREAWGPPSNWRNVESLDAYLRRYHVCGLAGIDTRALTRRLRDGGSQMAVLSAIDLDPDRLARKARELPSLVGRDLVKEVTSDHAVRWDTGDWDLEKGYLPAAAFRGMFGRVPRIVAVDFGIKWNILRMMVSHGFDVTVVPAGAAAREILAHSPDGVFLSNGPGDPEGVPYAVETVRALLGKVPMFGICLGHQIMGLALGGRTFKLKFGHHGCNQPVKDLATGKVEITSQNHNFSVDSGSLGTAARITHVNLNDGTVEGLSVPSMRCFSVQYHPEASPGPHDSRYLFTRFHRYLCGEEEL; this is encoded by the coding sequence ATGCCTGACCGGAAAGCCGTTCTCGTACTCGCGGACGGCACGGCCTTCGAGGGGACCGCCTTCGGATACGAGGGGGAGTGCTCCGGCGAGGTCGTATTCAATACCGGAATGACCGGGTACCAGGAAGTGCTCACGGATCCCTCCTACAAGGGACAGATCGTGACGATGACATATCCGGAGATCGGCAACACGGGGATCAACCCGGAGGACGTGGAATCCAGCCATCCCTGGGTCGAGGGATTCATCGTCCGCGAGGCGTGGGGCCCGCCGTCGAACTGGCGGAACGTCGAGTCGCTCGACGCCTACCTTCGCCGGTATCACGTCTGCGGGCTCGCTGGGATCGACACCCGCGCCCTGACGCGCCGTCTTCGGGACGGGGGTTCCCAGATGGCGGTCCTGTCGGCGATCGACCTCGACCCGGATCGACTCGCGCGAAAAGCGCGGGAGCTGCCCTCCCTCGTGGGCCGCGACCTGGTGAAGGAGGTCACCTCCGACCATGCGGTCCGTTGGGACACGGGGGATTGGGACCTCGAGAAGGGGTACCTGCCGGCGGCCGCGTTCCGGGGCATGTTCGGTCGTGTCCCTCGAATCGTCGCCGTCGATTTCGGGATCAAGTGGAACATCCTACGGATGATGGTCTCCCACGGGTTCGACGTGACCGTCGTGCCGGCCGGCGCCGCCGCGCGGGAAATCCTCGCACACTCTCCCGACGGCGTCTTCCTGTCGAACGGCCCGGGAGACCCGGAAGGCGTGCCGTATGCCGTCGAGACGGTCCGTGCGCTCCTCGGAAAAGTCCCCATGTTCGGAATCTGCCTTGGGCACCAGATCATGGGGCTCGCGCTGGGGGGAAGGACGTTCAAGCTGAAGTTCGGCCACCACGGATGCAACCAGCCGGTGAAGGACCTGGCGACCGGCAAGGTGGAGATCACCAGCCAGAACCATAACTTTTCGGTCGACTCCGGCTCCCTCGGCACCGCCGCCCGGATCACCCACGTGAACCTGAACGACGGGACCGTGGAGGGGCTCTCCGTGCCCTCGATGCGCTGCTTCTCCGTGCAGTACCACCCGGAGGCGTCCCCCGGCCCGCACGACTCCCGCTACCTCTTCACCCGCTTCCACCGGTACCTCTGCGGCGAGGAGGAACTGTGA
- a CDS encoding dihydroorotase, whose amino-acid sequence MLLIKGGRVIDPASGRDEIGHLVMEDGKVREFLMGEAPARFQGKVISAEGNWVVPGLIDMHVHLRDPGYEWKEDIVTGTRAAAAGGFTSVVCMANTNPVNDSPEVTRHIIAKACREGYANVFPVAAVTRGLEGKEMADYSELSDAGAVAFSDDGKPVENPLLFRRAMEYVRPFGYRILSHAEDAVLAGGGAANEGWTARKLGIPGSPAAAEEAAIARDILIARLTGGKLHIQHISTRMGVDLLRMARRAGLDVTGETAPHYFTLTDAALEGYDTNAKMNPPLRGEDDRMGILEGIQDGTIDAIACDHAPHEAYVKRCEFASAANGIIGLQTSLPLSLSLLAGGKVAPARLVELLSAGPARILCLRGKGTLAPGADADVTIIDPEVEWEFGEGDVLSRSKNSPFLGWKMRGRAAATICGGRIRHSTIAGVAADA is encoded by the coding sequence ATGTTGCTCATTAAGGGCGGAAGGGTGATCGATCCGGCGTCGGGCCGGGACGAAATCGGTCACCTTGTGATGGAAGACGGGAAGGTCCGTGAGTTCCTGATGGGGGAGGCCCCGGCGCGGTTCCAGGGGAAGGTGATCTCCGCCGAGGGAAATTGGGTGGTACCCGGGCTGATCGACATGCACGTTCACCTTCGGGATCCGGGGTACGAGTGGAAAGAGGACATCGTCACCGGGACACGCGCGGCAGCCGCCGGGGGGTTCACCTCGGTCGTCTGCATGGCCAACACGAACCCGGTCAACGACTCTCCGGAGGTCACCCGGCACATCATCGCGAAAGCGTGCCGGGAAGGGTACGCGAATGTCTTCCCCGTGGCCGCGGTGACACGCGGGCTCGAAGGGAAAGAGATGGCCGATTACTCCGAGCTGTCGGACGCCGGAGCGGTGGCGTTTTCGGACGACGGGAAACCGGTGGAGAACCCCCTCCTGTTCCGGCGCGCGATGGAGTACGTCCGCCCCTTCGGATATCGCATCCTCTCCCACGCGGAAGATGCCGTCCTGGCCGGAGGCGGGGCGGCGAACGAGGGGTGGACCGCCCGGAAACTCGGGATCCCCGGGAGCCCCGCCGCGGCGGAAGAAGCCGCCATTGCGCGGGACATCCTGATCGCCCGACTGACCGGTGGGAAGCTGCACATCCAGCATATCAGCACGCGGATGGGGGTGGACCTCCTCCGGATGGCCCGGCGCGCCGGACTCGACGTGACCGGGGAGACGGCTCCCCACTACTTCACGCTGACCGACGCGGCGCTGGAAGGGTACGACACGAACGCGAAGATGAATCCGCCGCTGCGCGGCGAGGATGACCGGATGGGGATTCTCGAGGGGATCCAGGACGGCACGATCGACGCGATCGCCTGCGACCACGCCCCGCACGAGGCGTACGTCAAGCGGTGCGAGTTCGCCTCCGCCGCCAACGGCATCATCGGACTGCAGACCTCCCTTCCTCTCTCGCTCTCCCTGCTGGCGGGGGGAAAGGTCGCTCCGGCGCGACTCGTCGAACTGCTCTCCGCCGGGCCCGCGCGGATCCTCTGCCTTCGCGGCAAGGGGACGCTTGCGCCCGGAGCCGACGCCGACGTCACGATCATCGATCCCGAGGTCGAATGGGAGTTCGGGGAAGGGGACGTGCTTTCGAGGTCGAAGAACAGCCCCTTCCTCGGATGGAAGATGCGCGGCCGCGCGGCGGCTACGATCTGCGGCGGGCGGATCCGCCACTCGACGATCGCGGGAGTGGCGGCGGATGCCTGA
- the recG gene encoding ATP-dependent DNA helicase RecG encodes MTAPYPIQFVKGVGPRLGEKLAARGIRTPHDALYFFPKDYEDRRKVVPIRELRAGMTVPVRGKVLSVQGGAKGFRTTRVLEVVIADGTGHLSAKWFRFHPSLVERFRVGESVTLCGPARWFRFFPEMHHPEILAEEDAADPVHSGRIVPVYPEVEGVPPRVLRKIQWEVVRRHASLETECFPAAILARAGIPSLQESLASIHFPRDDADAERFREFSSPQQRRLIFGELFVLQWALALRRAGTEREEAVPLPWDRGIVDEIKRRLPFDLTGAQRRVVNEILKDLGKPHPMHRLLQGDVGSGKTIVAWIAAMVAWRHGVQAAVMAPTEILAEQHYRRFLEQSKGLPVRVALLSAALPPKEREAVRKRIRDGEADIVVGTHALIQESVSFRNLALGVIDEQHRFGVLQRASLRKKGRISPHLLVMTATPIPRTLAITLYGDLDVSVIDEMPRGRIPVRTKVVRENGRRKVFEEIRGEIARGGRAYVVLPLVEESEKIALRDAVRTAERLREAFPGVGVGLLHGRMKAAEKEETMGRFQRGDLQLLVSTTVVEVGVDVPEATVMVVEHAERFGLSQLHQLRGRVGRGTRPSSCFLMAGEEQGEEAAARLSVMEKTADGFRIAEEDLRIRGPGDFAGVRQSGIPDLVFADLVRDASILHLAKEIAGELHREDPELSAPEHVGIRRFLDKRSAAVSAPE; translated from the coding sequence GTGACCGCGCCGTACCCCATCCAGTTCGTCAAGGGGGTCGGCCCCCGCCTGGGGGAAAAACTCGCCGCCCGGGGGATCCGGACGCCGCACGACGCCCTCTACTTCTTCCCGAAGGATTACGAAGACCGGCGCAAGGTGGTCCCCATCCGGGAACTTCGGGCGGGGATGACCGTTCCCGTCCGTGGAAAGGTACTCTCCGTGCAAGGCGGAGCAAAGGGATTCCGCACGACCCGCGTCCTCGAGGTCGTGATCGCCGACGGTACCGGTCACCTCTCCGCGAAATGGTTCCGCTTCCATCCCTCCCTCGTCGAACGGTTCCGGGTGGGGGAGTCGGTGACGCTTTGCGGACCCGCCCGATGGTTCCGCTTCTTCCCCGAAATGCACCACCCGGAGATCCTCGCGGAGGAGGACGCGGCCGACCCGGTCCATTCCGGCCGGATCGTCCCCGTCTACCCGGAGGTGGAGGGAGTTCCGCCGCGGGTGCTCCGCAAGATCCAGTGGGAGGTGGTCCGGCGGCACGCTTCCCTGGAGACGGAATGTTTCCCCGCCGCCATCCTCGCACGGGCCGGAATCCCGTCCCTCCAGGAGTCGCTCGCCTCCATCCACTTTCCCCGCGACGACGCCGACGCGGAACGCTTCCGGGAATTCTCCTCCCCCCAGCAGCGGCGCCTGATCTTCGGAGAACTGTTCGTCCTCCAATGGGCGCTGGCCCTGCGGCGTGCGGGGACGGAGCGCGAGGAGGCGGTTCCGCTTCCGTGGGACCGCGGGATCGTCGACGAGATCAAGCGACGGCTTCCCTTCGACCTGACCGGCGCCCAGCGGCGCGTGGTCAACGAGATCCTGAAGGACCTCGGGAAGCCGCACCCGATGCACCGTCTCCTGCAGGGGGACGTCGGCAGCGGCAAGACGATCGTCGCGTGGATCGCCGCGATGGTCGCCTGGCGGCACGGCGTGCAGGCCGCGGTGATGGCGCCCACGGAGATCCTCGCGGAGCAGCATTACCGGAGGTTCCTGGAACAATCGAAGGGACTGCCGGTCCGGGTCGCGCTCCTTTCCGCCGCGCTCCCGCCGAAAGAGCGCGAGGCGGTGCGAAAACGGATCCGGGACGGAGAGGCGGACATCGTCGTGGGGACGCACGCCCTGATCCAGGAGAGCGTCTCGTTCCGCAACCTCGCGCTCGGAGTCATCGACGAGCAGCATCGGTTCGGGGTGCTCCAGCGCGCCTCCCTTCGCAAAAAGGGAAGGATCTCCCCGCACCTCCTCGTCATGACCGCCACGCCGATCCCGCGGACGCTCGCGATCACGTTGTACGGCGACCTCGACGTATCGGTGATCGACGAGATGCCTCGCGGAAGGATCCCTGTTCGCACGAAAGTCGTCCGGGAGAACGGGCGTCGGAAGGTCTTCGAGGAAATCCGCGGGGAGATCGCGCGGGGAGGGAGGGCGTACGTCGTCCTCCCGCTCGTGGAGGAGTCCGAAAAGATCGCCTTGCGGGACGCCGTGCGAACCGCCGAACGGCTACGGGAAGCGTTTCCCGGCGTGGGGGTCGGCCTCCTTCATGGACGGATGAAGGCGGCGGAGAAGGAAGAGACGATGGGGCGCTTCCAGCGCGGCGACCTGCAGTTGCTCGTCTCCACCACGGTCGTCGAGGTCGGGGTGGACGTCCCGGAGGCCACGGTGATGGTCGTCGAGCACGCGGAGCGGTTCGGCCTCTCGCAGCTTCACCAGCTGCGCGGAAGGGTCGGGCGCGGGACCCGGCCGTCCTCCTGCTTCCTGATGGCGGGAGAGGAGCAGGGGGAGGAAGCGGCGGCGCGCCTGTCCGTCATGGAGAAGACCGCCGACGGCTTCCGGATCGCGGAGGAAGACCTCCGGATCCGCGGTCCGGGCGACTTCGCCGGCGTACGCCAATCGGGGATCCCCGACCTCGTCTTCGCCGATCTCGTCCGGGACGCCTCCATCCTCCACCTGGCGAAGGAGATCGCGGGGGAACTTCATCGGGAAGACCCGGAACTGTCGGCGCCCGAACACGTCGGGATACGGCGGTTTTTGGATAAGAGAAGCGCAGCGGTATCCGCGCCGGAGTAG
- the carB gene encoding carbamoyl-phosphate synthase large subunit yields MPKRSDLKKIMLIGSGPIIIGQACEFDYSGTQACKALREEGYEVVLVNSNPATIMTDTDFADRTYIEPITPEIVAKIIERERPDALLPTIGGQTGLNIAISLHEMGILQKFGVELIGASFEAIQKAEDRNLFRKAMEKLGLTVPRSGYIRSLEEAIQVIPDIGYPAIIRPSFTLGGTGAGIAYNREEYEEAIRWALDASPKRTVLVEQSVIGWKEFELEVMRDLADNVVIVCSIENLDPMGVHTGDSITVAPAQTLTDKEYQIMRNASLRIIREIGVDTGGSNIQFAVNPETGEMVVIEMNPRVSRSSALASKATGFPIAKIAAKLAVGFTLDEIRNDITRETPASFEPTIDYVVTKIPRFTFEKFPQTEDVLGTQMKSVGEVMAIGRTFKESLQKAIRSLETGVYGFEEMILPSIPLNPAARRKTIIEKLRKPNSLRLFYIGEAFRDEWTVSEIRECTGIDPWFLENIRQVIAMEKEIRARGEAFRKDAARDPAAFRPFLHRMKGNGFSDRRLSKLLGVGEDDVRKTRYAAGVRAVFKRVDTCGAEFEAYTPYLYSTYERENEGNPTDRKKVVILGGGPNRIGQGIEFDYCCVHGVFALREEGFETIMVNCNPETVSTDYDSSDRLYFEPLTKEDVLAIIEEEKPVGVIVQFGGQTPLKLAVPLEKEGVRILGTSPESIDRAEDRERFAEMLNLLGLSQPPNGIARSTPEAVAIAARIGYPVLLRPSYVLGGRAMEIVHDEEGLRRYLAEAVSASEAKPVLVDRFLEDAIEIDVDAISDGETVVVGGIMEHIEEAGVHSGDSACSLPPHSISGETIAEITRQTKALANELSVIGLMNVQFAIQRGRIFILEVNPRASRTIPFVSKATGVPLAKLAAKVMAGRKLADLGFTSEVVPEHICVKEAVFPFIKFPDVDTLLGPEMKSTGEVMGIDKTFGTAFAKAQIGAGMILPRSGKVFVSVRDEDKEGVLAAAERLKQCGFSLVATRGTAAFLTAHGVPCDVVKKVNEGRPHVADLIRNGEIALVINTPLGAQSKADSYYIRRASLVYNIPYFTTLAAARAVSLAITDLIGDELSVRSLQEYHGKARPTGR; encoded by the coding sequence GTGCCCAAGCGCAGCGACCTGAAAAAGATCATGCTCATCGGCTCCGGCCCGATCATCATCGGGCAGGCGTGCGAATTCGACTACTCGGGGACCCAGGCGTGCAAGGCCCTGCGCGAGGAGGGGTACGAGGTCGTCCTCGTCAACAGCAACCCGGCGACGATCATGACCGACACCGACTTCGCAGACCGGACGTACATCGAGCCGATCACCCCCGAAATCGTGGCGAAGATCATCGAGCGGGAGCGCCCCGACGCGCTGCTGCCGACCATCGGCGGCCAGACCGGACTGAACATCGCCATTTCCCTGCACGAAATGGGAATCCTGCAGAAGTTCGGAGTGGAACTGATCGGGGCGAGCTTCGAGGCGATCCAGAAAGCCGAGGACCGGAACCTCTTCCGGAAGGCGATGGAGAAACTGGGACTGACGGTCCCGCGCTCCGGGTATATCCGTTCCCTCGAGGAGGCCATCCAGGTCATCCCGGACATCGGGTACCCGGCGATCATCCGCCCGTCCTTCACGCTCGGGGGAACGGGCGCGGGGATCGCCTACAACCGGGAGGAATACGAGGAAGCGATCCGCTGGGCGCTCGATGCCTCGCCGAAGCGCACCGTCCTCGTCGAGCAGTCGGTCATCGGCTGGAAGGAGTTCGAGCTCGAGGTGATGCGCGACCTGGCCGACAACGTGGTCATCGTCTGCTCGATCGAGAACCTGGACCCGATGGGAGTGCACACCGGCGACTCGATCACGGTGGCCCCGGCGCAGACGCTGACCGACAAGGAGTACCAGATCATGCGCAACGCGTCCCTGCGCATCATCCGGGAAATCGGCGTCGACACCGGGGGAAGCAACATCCAGTTCGCCGTCAACCCGGAGACCGGCGAGATGGTGGTCATAGAGATGAACCCGCGCGTCTCCCGTTCCTCGGCGCTTGCGTCCAAGGCCACCGGGTTTCCCATCGCGAAGATCGCGGCCAAGCTCGCCGTCGGATTTACCCTCGACGAGATCCGTAACGACATCACGCGGGAAACCCCCGCCTCCTTCGAACCGACCATCGATTACGTGGTGACGAAGATCCCCCGGTTCACGTTCGAGAAGTTTCCCCAGACCGAGGACGTGCTCGGCACGCAGATGAAGTCGGTGGGGGAGGTGATGGCGATCGGCCGCACCTTCAAGGAGTCCCTGCAGAAGGCGATCCGTTCGCTGGAGACCGGCGTGTACGGCTTCGAGGAGATGATCCTTCCGTCAATCCCCCTGAACCCCGCGGCCCGGCGGAAGACGATCATCGAAAAACTGCGAAAGCCCAACTCCCTTCGTCTTTTCTACATCGGGGAAGCGTTTCGCGACGAATGGACGGTCTCGGAGATCCGGGAGTGCACCGGAATCGATCCGTGGTTCCTCGAGAACATCCGGCAGGTCATCGCGATGGAGAAGGAGATCCGCGCGAGGGGGGAGGCGTTCCGGAAGGATGCGGCGAGGGATCCGGCCGCGTTCAGGCCCTTCCTTCACCGGATGAAGGGGAACGGCTTCTCCGACCGCAGGCTCTCGAAGCTTCTCGGGGTCGGCGAGGACGACGTCCGCAAGACCCGGTACGCCGCGGGGGTGCGGGCGGTCTTCAAGCGCGTCGATACCTGCGGGGCGGAGTTCGAGGCGTACACCCCGTACCTCTACTCGACGTACGAACGCGAGAACGAGGGGAACCCGACCGACCGGAAGAAGGTGGTGATCCTCGGCGGAGGCCCGAACCGGATCGGCCAGGGAATCGAGTTCGACTACTGCTGCGTCCACGGGGTCTTCGCCCTGCGCGAGGAGGGGTTCGAGACGATCATGGTGAATTGCAATCCCGAGACCGTCTCCACCGACTACGACTCCTCCGACCGCCTCTACTTCGAGCCCCTGACGAAGGAGGACGTCCTCGCCATCATCGAGGAGGAGAAGCCGGTCGGCGTGATCGTCCAGTTCGGCGGCCAGACCCCGCTGAAGCTCGCCGTCCCGCTCGAAAAGGAGGGAGTCCGGATCCTCGGGACATCGCCGGAAAGCATCGACCGGGCGGAAGACCGCGAGCGGTTCGCGGAGATGCTGAACCTGCTGGGGCTTTCGCAGCCGCCGAACGGGATCGCACGGTCCACCCCCGAGGCGGTGGCGATCGCCGCGCGCATCGGCTACCCCGTCCTGCTTCGGCCGTCCTACGTCCTCGGCGGACGGGCGATGGAGATCGTCCACGACGAGGAAGGACTTCGCAGGTACCTCGCGGAGGCCGTCTCCGCTTCCGAGGCGAAACCGGTCCTCGTCGACCGGTTCCTGGAGGACGCCATCGAGATCGACGTGGATGCGATCTCCGACGGGGAGACGGTCGTCGTCGGCGGGATCATGGAGCACATCGAGGAAGCGGGGGTCCACTCCGGGGACTCGGCCTGCTCCCTTCCGCCGCACTCCATCTCCGGCGAGACGATCGCCGAGATCACCCGCCAGACGAAGGCGCTGGCGAATGAACTCTCCGTCATCGGCCTGATGAACGTCCAGTTCGCCATCCAGCGCGGCAGGATCTTCATCCTCGAGGTCAATCCCCGGGCTTCCCGGACCATCCCGTTCGTCAGCAAGGCGACCGGCGTCCCGCTGGCCAAGCTCGCCGCGAAGGTGATGGCGGGCCGAAAACTGGCGGACCTCGGGTTCACTTCCGAGGTCGTGCCGGAACATATCTGCGTCAAGGAGGCGGTCTTCCCCTTCATCAAGTTCCCCGACGTCGACACGCTGCTCGGCCCGGAGATGAAGTCGACCGGCGAGGTGATGGGGATCGACAAGACCTTCGGCACCGCCTTCGCCAAGGCCCAGATCGGGGCGGGGATGATCCTGCCGCGCTCCGGGAAGGTGTTCGTGAGCGTGCGCGACGAGGACAAGGAGGGGGTTCTCGCCGCGGCGGAACGGCTGAAACAGTGCGGTTTCTCCCTCGTCGCCACCCGCGGGACGGCGGCGTTCCTGACGGCGCACGGGGTCCCTTGCGACGTGGTGAAGAAGGTGAACGAGGGCCGCCCCCACGTGGCGGACCTCATCCGGAACGGGGAGATCGCCCTGGTGATCAACACCCCCCTCGGAGCCCAGTCGAAGGCGGACTCCTACTACATACGGCGCGCATCCCTGGTCTACAACATCCCGTACTTCACCACGCTTGCCGCGGCGCGCGCCGTCTCCCTCGCGATCACCGACCTGATCGGGGACGAACTGTCCGTCCGAAGCCTCCAGGAGTATCACGGGAAGGCACGGCCGACAGGGCGATGA
- a CDS encoding radical SAM protein, with translation MSAPGGEADMLQAPIARIAERTTKGGPPSGGRSCGTGGDPALVEERDLLLSVDGRRGPGGVRSARSLVGDGEPRPDASEDAPFGEADMQRALSACRLCPRSCGVNRLEGERGFCGAGRLARVAAASVHHGEEPPISGTRGSGTVFFSHCNMKCLFCQNYPISQFGNGREMDAETLAGEMLRLRERGVHNVNFVTPTPHVPQMTEAVLLARGKGFDLPVVYNTNGYDALETLALLDGIVDIYLPDAKYLSPELADTASATADYARHNETAIAEMVRQVGFLSAGDGGIAVRGVLVRHLVLPGRVGETEAVLTNLSERYGPELPLSLMGQYFPAWRAAASNGFDRKVTRKEYDRAIRAASRLGFRNVFIQER, from the coding sequence GTGAGCGCTCCCGGCGGAGAAGCGGACATGCTGCAGGCGCCCATCGCCCGCATTGCGGAGCGCACGACGAAGGGGGGTCCTCCGAGCGGAGGCCGCTCGTGCGGAACCGGCGGAGACCCCGCGCTTGTTGAGGAGAGGGATCTCCTGCTATCGGTTGATGGTCGAAGAGGACCGGGAGGCGTACGCAGCGCACGTTCGCTGGTCGGAGACGGGGAGCCGCGGCCGGATGCGAGCGAGGACGCCCCCTTCGGAGAAGCGGACATGCAGCGGGCGCTCTCCGCCTGCCGGTTGTGTCCACGCTCGTGCGGCGTGAACCGGCTCGAAGGGGAGCGGGGGTTCTGCGGCGCGGGCAGGCTCGCGCGGGTCGCCGCCGCCTCGGTGCACCACGGCGAGGAACCGCCGATCTCGGGGACGCGCGGCTCGGGGACGGTCTTTTTCAGCCATTGCAACATGAAGTGCCTCTTCTGCCAGAACTACCCGATCAGCCAGTTCGGGAACGGGCGGGAGATGGACGCGGAAACGCTCGCCGGTGAGATGCTCCGGCTGCGCGAGCGGGGGGTCCACAACGTCAATTTCGTCACCCCCACGCCGCACGTTCCGCAGATGACGGAGGCGGTTCTCCTCGCCCGCGGGAAGGGATTCGACCTGCCGGTGGTCTACAACACGAACGGGTACGACGCGCTCGAAACGCTCGCGCTTCTCGACGGCATCGTCGACATCTACCTGCCGGACGCGAAATATCTTTCGCCGGAGCTTGCCGACACGGCATCCGCGACCGCCGACTACGCGCGGCACAACGAGACCGCCATCGCGGAGATGGTGCGCCAGGTAGGGTTCCTCTCCGCGGGGGACGGCGGGATCGCCGTGCGGGGAGTCCTCGTCCGCCATCTCGTCCTTCCGGGAAGGGTGGGGGAAACGGAGGCGGTGCTGACGAATCTGTCGGAAAGGTACGGACCGGAGCTTCCCCTGTCCCTGATGGGACAATACTTTCCGGCATGGCGGGCGGCGGCCTCCAACGGGTTCGACAGGAAGGTTACGCGAAAGGAGTACGACCGGGCGATCCGGGCCGCTTCGCGGCTCGGGTTCCGGAACGTTTTCATCCAGGAGCGATAG